The Sphaerisporangium siamense genome includes the window GGGACGGAGGCGCCAGCGGCGTGCCCGCGACGATGGGCGGCGCCACCGGCTTCTTGACGGGCGTGTTCTTGATGGGCGTGGCCGGCGTCACCGGCTTGGCGTCCGGGGCGTACGGAGGCGTGACGGGCTTGGCTCCCGGCGGCGTCACGGGGTGGGCGTACGGAGGCGACACGGGCTTGGCCCCCGGAGGCGTGACGGGGTGGGCGTACGGAGGCGTCACGGGGTGGGCGGGTCTGGCGCCCGGGGTGACCGGCTGGCGCGGCTGGATCGGCAGCCCGAGCGCGTCGCACGCCTTGGGCGAGTTCCTGGTCGCCTTCGGGCACGGCGGCGTGCAGAAGACCTCCACCGAGTCCAGGAAGTTGCCGTAGCTCGGCGAGCCCGCGGCCGAGGACACCGACTCGACCGCGATGCGGGTCACCCTCTGCCCCCTGGGCACGCGGTAGATCCCCGTGTAGTGGCCCCAGGAGATGCCGCCGTCCGCGATGTCGCCGGAGGCCTGGCCGAGCGGGATCTGGACGGTCTGCGCGCCCGGGGTGCCGATCTTGACGCGGACGATGTCCTTCTGGTCGGAGGTGGTGCTGCGGGCCCGGTGGGCGATCCGCCACACCAGCACCGTCCGAGGGTTGGTCGCGACGTCCTGGTAGAGGGTGGAGACCTGCGTCCCGTTGAGCTCGGCGAACTGCCTGCCGCTGTCCGCGGCGACCTCGCCGCCGTTGGCGCCCGCGTTGCCGGGGCCCCAGATCTCGATGGCGCCGTCGCCGGCCGTGGTGTGCCAGGCGGGGATGTCGGTCCTGAGGTTCCCCGCGCTGGTCAGCCCGCCGGGCTGCTCGAAGCCGCCGTTGCCGGACGCGCACGCGGCCGGTGGGGGTGTCTTGGGAGGCGCCGGGTGCGCGGCCGCGCCGGCGGCCCCCGCGGCGGGGACCGTGAGGAGCGTGACGGCGCCGCCGAGCAGGAGGACACGCTGAGGCAGGGGTACCAGAGCATGGATTCGGTTCATGAGATTCCCCTCGATCGATGACCGCCCCGGGAGGTCGGGGCGGGCACGCCGCGAACATCAGTGCGAATCATGTCGGCGTGCCTGTCGAGGTATGCCCTGCTGAAACGGGGAACCCTGGGACCGGAGTGACTCTTGGGACCGGCCGCCCCATGCTTTTACCTAGGCGATCTTCTTTGTCCTGACTCGTCCAGGCGGGCGACGAAGGGCTCGCCGCGCAGCGCCTGCTCGACGAGCGCGATCGAGGCGCCGAGCTCGACCAGCCGCGGGCCTTCGCGGCGGTAGGCGGCGAGGACGGCCTCGACGGCGTGCGGCGGAAGGTGCTCCTTGAGGTCCACGGCCGCGGTGCGGTAGCCGGCGCGCGCGGCCTCGACGGTGGCGTTCACGTGCTGGCGCGCCATGCGGGCGAGCGCCAGAGGGTACCGTCTGAGCACCCCGTAGGCCCGGTAGTCGGGCGGCACGGCGTCGAGCAGCCAGGTCACCGCCGAGGTCTCCCAGTCCGGGCTCCCTGGCGGCAGGACCTCGGAAGGCCAGCCCGGTGGCAGGTACACGTCGGGAAGTGTATCGAATGTCCGTTCGAGTTGAGGTATAGGCGTTATGTCGGTTGTGAAGATCCTGCCGGTCCGAAGCCCGCCGTCCCGACGGTCCGGAATCGGGTGGTCCGTGCATCATTTCCCGGTGTCCTGGCGCCTGCTGTGGAAAACGAGGAAAATATCGAAGTGTGAGTGAGCGAATCGGGGTGATCGGCGCCGGCATTCTGGGGTTGGCCGTGGCCAGGGAACTGGCCGCGCGTGGCGCCACGGTGACCGTCCTCGACAAGGAGGACCGGGTCGCCGCGCACCAGACCGGCCGCAACAGCGGCGTGGTCCACGCCGGCATCTACTACGCCCCGGGGTCGCTCAAGGCGCGGCTGTGCAGGACCGGCGTCGCGCTGCTGCGCGAATACTGCGCCGAGCACCGCATCCCATACGAAGAGGTCGGCAAGCTCGTCATCGCCTCCAGCTCCGCCGAGCGCGCCGGGCTGCGCCGCATCGCCGAGCGCGCCCGCGAGAACGGCGTCCCCGGCATCGCCGAACTGGACGCCCTCGGCCTGCGCGAGATCGAGCCGCACGCGGTCGGCGTCGGCGCCGTCCACTCGCCGCACACGGCGATCGTCGACTTCCCCGCCGTCGCGCGCCGCCTCGCCGAGGACGTCAAGGAACTCGGCGGCTCCGTCCGGCTCGGCCACCCGGTGCGCGCGCTCCGCGAGACCGCGAGCGGCGTGCAGGTGCTGGGCGGTACCACCAAGTTCACCTTCGACCGGCTCGTCGCCTGCGCCGGGCTCGGATCCGACGCCGTCGCCAAGATGGGCGGCCACGCGGGCGACGTCCGGATCATCCCGTTCCGCGGGGAGTACTACAAGCTCGCCGGCGGCGCCAAGGACCTCGTCCGCGGGCTCGTCTACCCCGTGCCCGACCCGCGCTACCCCTTCCTCGGCGTCCACCTCACCCGGCGCATCGACGGCGAGGTGCTCGTCGGCCCCAACGCCGTCCTCGCCCTGGCCCGCGAGGGCTACACCTGGCGGGACGTCTCGGCGTCCGACCTGCGCGAGATCCTGCTCTGGCCGGGCACGCGCAAGCTCGCCGCCCAGCACTGGCGCACCGGCGTCTCCGAGGTCTACGGCTCGCTGGTCAAGAACGCCTTCCTCAAGGCCGCCCGCCGGTACGTCCCCACGCTGACCTCCCACGACCTCGTCCGCACGCCCGGCGGCGTGCGCGCCCAGGCCGTGGCCAGGGACGGCGGCCTCGTGGACGACTTCGTCGTGGACGTCCACGGACGGGTGATCCTCGTGCGCAACGCCCCCTCGCCCGGCGCGACCTCCAGCCTGGCGATCGCCCGGCACATCATCTCTTTCATCTCGGCTTAAGCCGGGCAGGTCACTATAGGTAGGTGACCGAATCGTCTGAAGCCCGACTGCTGATCGTCGAGGACGACCCCAACATCCTTGAACTGCTCGCCGCCAGCCTGCGCTTCGCCGGGTTCGACGTGGACACGGCCGCGAGCGGGACCACCGCCGTCGAGGCCGCCCAGCGCCGCCGCCCCGACCTGATCGTCCTCGACGTCATGCTGCCGGACATGGACGGGTTCGACGTCGTACGCCGCCTGCGCGGCGGCGGCGCGCACACGCCGGTCGTCTTCCTCACGGCCAGGGACGCCACCGAGGACAAGATCAGAGGGCTCACGCTCGGCGGGGACGACTACGTCACCAAGCCGTTCAGCCTCGAAGAGGTGATCGCCCGCATCCGCGCCGTCCTGCGCCGCACCGCGGGCGACCCGGCCGTGCCGCCGCCCCGCATGACCTTCGCCGACGTCGAGCTGGACGAGGAGAGCCACGAGGTGTGGCGGCAGGGCAAGGTCATCCCGCTGTCGCCGACCGAGTTCAAGCTGCTGCGCTACTTCATGGCCAACGCCGGGCGGGTGCTGTCCAAGGCGCAGATCCTCGACCACGTGTGGGACTACGACTTCCGCGGCGACGCCGGCATCGTCGAGTCCTACGTCTCCGTCCTCCGCAGAAAGATCGACAACACGCCCCCCCGCCTCATCCACACCCTCAGAGGTGTCGGCTACGTCCTCCGCCAGCCCCCGAAATGACCTCCAATCTCCCTCGACCCACCTCCGGATCCGCGAGATGAACCCCACCGCGCCTACGCCGGGCCCGCCCCCGCCCGAGAACCCGCGTCCGCTGCCGTACCCGGCTCCGCCCGCGCCCGCCGCAGCCGTGCGGCCACGCAAGCGTTTCCTCGCGTCGCTGTCCGGACGGACGCCGCTGCGCGTCAAGCTCATCTCCACCATGCTGGCGCTCGTCGCCGTCGGGCTGGCCGGCATCGGCGTGGGCAGCGTGTCCGTGCTGCGCGGGCACCTCGTCGACCGCGTCGACCAGCAGCTCGACACATGGGCCCACGACGTCGCGCGACGCCTGCAACGCGCCCCCGGGCTCGGCCTCGGCACCCGGATCCCGCCGGACGGCCTCGTACAGGTCCGCGACGCGAACGGCCAGGTCGTCGCCGAAGCCGTGGGGCTGGAGGCCGAATCACAGCCCGGACCCGCCCTGCCCGCCACGATCTCGTCCTGGGAGCCCCAGACCGTCCCCGCCGCCACCGGAGGCGGCGACTGGCGGGTCCGCGTCGTCCCGGTGACCGGCGTCGGCAGCGTCGTCATCGCCATCGACCTCACCTCCGTCGACCAGATCACCTCGCGGCTCATGATGAGCGAACTGCTCGGCGGCGGCATCGTCATGGTCGTCCTCGCGGTGCTCGGCGTCGTGATCGTCCGCAGGAGCCTGCGCCCCCTCGTCGAGATGGAGCACACGGCCGCCGCCATCGCGGGCGGCCAGCTCGGCAGGCGCGTGCCAGACGCCGACCCGCGCACCGAGGTCGGCAGCCTCGCCGCCTCGCTGAACGGCATGCTCGCCCAGATCGAGGCCGCCCTCCACGCCCGCGAGGTGTCCGAGGCCGCCGCCCGGAGCTCCGAGGAACGCATGCGCCGGTTCGTCGCCGACGCCTCCCACGAACTGCGCACGCCGCTCACCTCGATCCGCGGGTACGCCGAGTTCTACCGCCAGAACCCCTCGGGCGACCCGGCGAAGCTCATGCGCCACGTCGAGGACGCCGCGGCCCGCATGGGCCTCCTCGTCGAGGACCTGCTGCTGCTCGCCCGCCTCGACCAGCAGCGCCCGCTCACCATGGGCCCCGTCGACCTGCTCGCCCTGGCCGCCGAGGCCGTCCAGGACGCCCGCATCCTCGCCGCCGACCGCGAGATCGGCCTGGAGGTCGCCGGCGACACCGCCCCGATCGTCTCCGGCGACGAGGGACGGCTCCGCCAGGTTCTCGGCAACCTGATGACCAACGCCCTCACCCACACCCCCGCGGGCACCCCGATCCGCGTCCGCGCCGGCACCGACGCCGCCACCGCCTTCGTCGAGGTCATCGACAAGGGCCCCGGCCTCACCCGCGACCAGGCAGAACGCGTCTTCGAACGCTTCTACCGCGCCGACCCCTCCCGCACCCGCACGACAGACGACAAGAACGACACGGACCCGGCCAGCCGAGGCACCGGCCTCGGCCTCGCCATCGTCGCCGGCCTGGTAGCCGCCCACACCGGCACCGTCACCATCAAAACCGCCGTAGGCACCGGCTCCACCTTCCGCGTAACCCTCCCCCTGGCCCCCGAAGTCCTCGCCTCCGACTGACCAGCACGTTTCTACTGGCTACCGGCCTCCGCCGTAATGGTCCTCGCTCCGCGAGGGCTGTGTTCTCTCCGTCCTTCTACCGCGCTACCCGCGGTTTCGAGACCGGTTGTGTTACGCCGTCGTGGGAGGGGTGGGCCGGGGCGTCCGCCGAAAAGGGCCTCCGCTCCGGACTGTTTCCCAGAGGCCCACCCCTTCGAACCAAGCTGCATGAGGCAGCTACAGGTCACCGTTCTTCAGAGCGGTACGGAAGGCACCCCATCCTGCGCGACTAAAACCCAGAATCGGCCCATGAATATCCTTGGAATCGCGCACCAGGTAAAGTGATCGATCCTCCGCTCCATGCTCCGCGCGACTCGCGTCGTGCGAGACGGCGACCTCCACGCAGGCTCCACCGTTGTTGCTGTAGCTGCTCTTGCGCCACTGAGCGTAGGGTCGGAGCTTGTCGTTCATCGGAGTCCTTCCTAGGAAGCCGGGCTCTTCACAGATCTCTGACCGTCTGTTCGATCAAGGCGCGTGAATCCACGGGGTCAAGCGCCTTGGCGCGCAGTTGATCAAATACCTGGTGGTATCGATCAACCTGCGCACGGTCTTCGAGGTACAAAGCCCCAGTTTGACTCTCCAGGTACACGACGTCCAGGTCGGCAGATTCTGGGAAGCCGACGATGGTGAACGGTTCGTCCATTGCCGGATGCATGCCCGTGGCGAAGGGCAGCACCTGGACTGTCACCTTCGGATTTGTCATGCGCTCCAGGATGTGATTGAGCTGAGCTTTCATGACGACAGGGGATCCGGTGAGGCGTCGTAGCGCGGCTTCGTTCATGATCGTCCAGTAATTGGGCGCATCGGTGGTGTCGAGCCGAGCTTGGCGAGCCTTTCGTACTTCGATCTTGCGTTCCCTCTCCTCGTCGCTGTCGGCCACAGGAGATGTCCGCATGAATGCACGGTAGTAGTCCGGTGTCTGCAGTAGTCCGTGCACGAGTTCCGGCTGATAGGTACGCAGGGTGCTCGATTCGGCCTCCAGGCCCACGTACACCTCGAACCATCCCGGGATCACGTCACCGTACGAGTGCCACCAGCCCCGCTGTCGGGCATCGCGCGCGAGTTGGAGCAACATGTCGCGCTCCTGATGACGTTCCGGGACGCTCAGACCGTACAGATCAAGCATCGCCCGCACATCCGGAACCCGGATGGGAATGGTGCCGCGCTCCATCTTGATCTGCTTGCTCTCCGACCAGTCGAGCTGCTGGGCGACCTCCACCTGCGAGAACCCGGCTTCCAGCCTGAGGCGTCGTAGTTCCTGCACGAGTCTTCGCTGGCGCACCGTGGGACTGAGGACAGCCACGGACCCCTCCTTGAGTCTTTGCTGGAGTCACAGCCTGTTTTCCACCTGGAAAATGCTTGCCCGGCGTGACTTCCAGGTGCATGGTTGACACACCGCATCCGTCCAGGTGCAGAGTGTAGTCACTATGGTCTGGTGCGGGTGACCTTTCGCGACCGATGGCACTCGTCCGGGCCTTTAGGGCTCGAACGGGCGCAGCGAAGCCTCGAAGCGTGCGTCGGAGGTCCTAGCAGTGTTCAACACCAACAACTCGTCCATACGGGTAACGCGAGTGCGCTGGCGGACGGGCCGCGTGAACAGGCGAGAGCAGGAACAGCGGCCAAGTGGGCGGCACCGGCGAGGAAGACCGATCGAGCAGGTCACCCGGAGACGATGGGACCTCGCCGAACGCGCTGCCGCCCACCAACTGGACCAGATGGAGCCCGCGTGGTCCGTCTGGTACGGCGTCGGCACTCGACGCTATTACGCCGTCGCCACTTGGCGGGCATCAGAACCCTTGCTCGTGCGGGCCCGCGCCGTCGGCGAACTCCGTGACCTGATGCGGGAAGCCGAGCAGGCGGCGCCTACGCGACCCGCGATCGCGTCATACGCACCGCCGCAAGCGCCTTCGTCCGTGTCCAGCAGGCCCGGTCAGGCTTCCGGCCCGGCCGTACACCTTCCACCCTTCCAAGGAGTCTTCATGCCACAGACACCGGACGGAGTTCGTACCGTCTGCTGGGATTTGCCCAACGACGTGTCGATGGTCGGCAAGACGCGCGGGATGGTACGGGAGACCCTCGCCATGTGGACATTGGACGAGTTCGCTGACGACGTGGTGTTGGTGGTCGGGGAGCTGCTCGCCAATGCGATCAACTACGGTGACCCTCCGATCAGGCTCTCCGTATGGGCTTCGACTACGGACCTGTGCGTAAGGGTCACCGACCACGGGGACGAATAGCCGCGTCGCCTCGACCTCGGCGTCGAGGCGACGCACGGACGCGGCCTCGGCATCGTGGCCTCCCTCGCCCACGACCACGGTGTCACCGCACTGACCGATGGCTCCGGCAAGACGATTTGGGCCCGCTGGCGGTACACCCACCAGAACACCTCTGAATCCTCAATGACGGGATCTTGCTGATCCGCCCATTCCCGTTGTCTCTGAGGCACGGGTAAGGCGGCAGGGGGACGGAGGAGCACAGCCCGAGCGGAGCGAGGACCATTTCCAAAGGACGCGGTCATGAGCTGCGTTGGGGCGTGGCTGGGGCGAGTATGGCGTGAGAACTCAAGGAGAGGTCGGGCGGGGCCGGCCGGGGGTGACGAGGCCGCATTCGTAGGCCAGGGCCACGGCCTGGGCGCGGCTGGTGAGGTGGAGTTTGGCCATGGCGCGGTTGAGGTGGGTTTTGACGGTGGCCTCGCTGACGCCCAGGCTCGTGGCGATCTCGGCGTTGGAGCGGGCGTGGCCGACGTGTTCGAGCACCTCGGCCTCGCGCGTGGTGAGGACGTCCAGGGCAGGGGACGGTGCGGCGGGGGCGGCGGGTAGGTCGGGGCGGCGGGTGTAGGCCTCGATCAGGCGGCGGGTGACGCTGGGGGCGAAGAGCATGTCGCCGGCGGCGATCGTGTGGATGGCGGCGATGAGCCGTTCGGGCGGGGTGTCCTTCAGCAGGAATCCCGAGGCGCCGACGCGCAGCGCGTTGTAGATGTACTCGTCGAGGTCGAAGGTGGTGAGGATGAGCACCCGCGGCTGGTGGTCGCCCTGGGCCGCCAGGATGCGTTCGGTCGCGGTGACGCCGTTCATGCCCGGCATCCTGATGTCCATGAGGATGACATCGGGGCGGAGGGCCGCCGCCTGGCTGACGGCCTCCTCGCCGCAGGCCGCGTCTCCGACGACGTCGAGATCGGGCACGGCCCGCAGCAGTGCCACCAGGCCGGCACGGACGAGGACCTGATCGTCGATGACAAGTACCTTGATCATGGCTTCGGCTCACTGTTGTCGGTGGGCGACTGATCGTTGGTGTCCGGAACGGACAAAGGCAAGGTGGCCACGACCTCGAACCCGCCTGCCGGTCCGGGTCCGGCCTTGATCGTTCCTTTGTAGAGCTTGACGCGTTCCCGCATGCCGATCAAGCCGTGGCCGTCGTCTCCCGGGGCGACGGACGCGCCGGGCCCGTCGTCGGTGATGCGCAGCTCCAGGTCGGCTCCGTAGTGCAGGTGGACGCGCGTCGTGGCCCGGCCCGCGTGTTTCAGCACGTTGGTGAGGGATTCCTGCACGATCCGGTAGGCACACACGTCGATGCCGGGCGGCAGCGGGCGCACCGTGCCGGTGATCGACACCTTCACCGGCACGCCGGCGGCACGCATCCGTTCCGCCAGCGTTTCGAGCCGTCGCAGGCCGGGCGCGGGGGCGTAGTTGTCGGCGTCGGGGTCGTCGTCGGCGGCCACGCGTAGGACCGCGAGCAGCCGCCGCATCTCGCCCATGACCTCGGTGCCGGTGTCGGCGATGGTGGACAGCGCGCCACGGGCGGTGGCGGCGTCGGAGTCGAAGACGTACCGGGCCAGCCCGGCCTGGATCACGATGACGGACATGTGGTGGGCGACCACGTCGTGCAGCTCGCGGGCGATGCGCACCCGTTCCTCGGTGACGGCGCGCCGGGCCCGGTCCTCCAGTTCCCGGTGCAGCCGGGCGCCGAGTTCGGCGAGCCGCCGGTTGCGCTCGACCAGCATCCGGGTGCTGGTGCCGAATGACCACGCGATCGCGATGAGGCCGCTCGTCTGCACGATGCTCGGCCAGATCATGTCGTCCGGGCCGAGGATCGCGGCATGCCACCACTGGGCCGCCACGACCAGCGCGCAGGGGACCGACACGGCCGGGAGCCGGGAGCCGGCGACGGTGTAGAGGGCCACCAGTGGCGCCACCTCGTTGAGCTTCGCGTTGTAACCGGCGGCGTGGAAGACGGCCGCCGTCGCGCAGGAGATCAGCAGCACGGTGAGCGGCGCCCGCCGCCGCCACGCCAGCGCCAGGTTGCCCAGCAGGGTCAGCGCCAGGCCCGCGGCGTCCATCGGACGCTGCGCCGACTCTGGATCACTCGCGCTCGCCGTGAGCGCGGCCGCGAAAAGCAGCATGATGCCGGTGATCAGCAAGCTCAATAGCAAATCGACGAAGAAGGGATTCGTCGTGGCGAGCCGTCGCAGGGACGACAGCACCTTTGCGCCCATCGGCGCATATTAGCCGCCGGCCACGCCATTGCTCATTCACCATTCGGTTGATCGGTACTAGGACCGGCGCGGTAGGCGGGCGGCGGATCGTCTACCGCGCGGGTTTACCCGTCGGCGGCGCCCTACGGCGGACGGCACGGCGGATGTTCATCCGGCGGGCTGACGCCCTGTTCAACCGGCCTATTTCACAATGGGCACGTTTCGGATCGCCGGCATTTCGCGTGCGGCGGGTCCCGATGAGTACTCCGTGGAAATTCGTTACGCCGATTCTCTGGGGGCTTCATGCGTCGCCGCACCCGTCGTGGTCTCCCTGCCGTCGTCCTGTCGCTGATGGCCGGCTGCCTGGTCGCCGTACCCATGACGACGACGCCCGTACGCGCGGAGACGCCGGATGTCCCCGCACAGACGGAACAGCAGGCCCTTGACCGCGCACGCGGGACGAAGCGGCAGGTCGAGGTCCTGTCACTGCGTACGGAGACGCGTCAGGTGTTCGCCAATCCCGACGGGTCGTTCACCTCGCAGACCTCGGCGCTGCCGGAGCGGGTACGGCGCGGCGGCGGGTGGGCCGACGTCGACCCGAGTCTGGTCTTCGCCGCGGACGGGAGCGTGCGGACCGTGGCCACCCCGCTGGAGCTGACCTTCTCCGGCGGCGGGACGGCCCCGGTGGCCGCCATCGGCGACGGCGGCCGTTCGGTCGCGATGACCTGGCCGCGGAGGCTGCCCAAGCCGTCCCTCGCGAGGGACACCGCGACGTACGCCGAGGTCCTGCCGGGAGTGGACCTGAAGCTGACCGCGTCGGTGCTCGGCTTCTCCGAGGTGCTCGTGGTCAAGTCCAGGCAGGCCGCCGCCGACCCGGCGCTGAGCAAGCTCGCCTTCGGCATGCGCGCGAAGGGGCTGAGCGTGCGGAAGACGGCGTCCGGCGGCCTGAGCGCGGTCACGACCTCGGGAGCCGAGGTGTTCCACGCGCCCGCGCCCCGAATGTGGGACTCCTCGGGCGCGCCGGCCGCCGCGGCCATGGCGAAGACCGGGCCGCCGGCCGAGGGCAGGCAGGCGGTCATGGGCGTGGACCTGGCCGGGGACCGTCTCGTGATCACGCCGGACCAGAACCTGCTGACCTCTCCCGGCACGACGTACCCGGTCTACATCGACCCGCAGTGGTCGGGG containing:
- the lhgO gene encoding L-2-hydroxyglutarate oxidase; translated protein: MSERIGVIGAGILGLAVARELAARGATVTVLDKEDRVAAHQTGRNSGVVHAGIYYAPGSLKARLCRTGVALLREYCAEHRIPYEEVGKLVIASSSAERAGLRRIAERARENGVPGIAELDALGLREIEPHAVGVGAVHSPHTAIVDFPAVARRLAEDVKELGGSVRLGHPVRALRETASGVQVLGGTTKFTFDRLVACAGLGSDAVAKMGGHAGDVRIIPFRGEYYKLAGGAKDLVRGLVYPVPDPRYPFLGVHLTRRIDGEVLVGPNAVLALAREGYTWRDVSASDLREILLWPGTRKLAAQHWRTGVSEVYGSLVKNAFLKAARRYVPTLTSHDLVRTPGGVRAQAVARDGGLVDDFVVDVHGRVILVRNAPSPGATSSLAIARHIISFISA
- a CDS encoding response regulator transcription factor, encoding MTESSEARLLIVEDDPNILELLAASLRFAGFDVDTAASGTTAVEAAQRRRPDLIVLDVMLPDMDGFDVVRRLRGGGAHTPVVFLTARDATEDKIRGLTLGGDDYVTKPFSLEEVIARIRAVLRRTAGDPAVPPPRMTFADVELDEESHEVWRQGKVIPLSPTEFKLLRYFMANAGRVLSKAQILDHVWDYDFRGDAGIVESYVSVLRRKIDNTPPRLIHTLRGVGYVLRQPPK
- a CDS encoding sensor histidine kinase, whose amino-acid sequence is MNPTAPTPGPPPPENPRPLPYPAPPAPAAAVRPRKRFLASLSGRTPLRVKLISTMLALVAVGLAGIGVGSVSVLRGHLVDRVDQQLDTWAHDVARRLQRAPGLGLGTRIPPDGLVQVRDANGQVVAEAVGLEAESQPGPALPATISSWEPQTVPAATGGGDWRVRVVPVTGVGSVVIAIDLTSVDQITSRLMMSELLGGGIVMVVLAVLGVVIVRRSLRPLVEMEHTAAAIAGGQLGRRVPDADPRTEVGSLAASLNGMLAQIEAALHAREVSEAAARSSEERMRRFVADASHELRTPLTSIRGYAEFYRQNPSGDPAKLMRHVEDAAARMGLLVEDLLLLARLDQQRPLTMGPVDLLALAAEAVQDARILAADREIGLEVAGDTAPIVSGDEGRLRQVLGNLMTNALTHTPAGTPIRVRAGTDAATAFVEVIDKGPGLTRDQAERVFERFYRADPSRTRTTDDKNDTDPASRGTGLGLAIVAGLVAAHTGTVTIKTAVGTGSTFRVTLPLAPEVLASD
- a CDS encoding DUF397 domain-containing protein; translated protein: MNDKLRPYAQWRKSSYSNNGGACVEVAVSHDASRAEHGAEDRSLYLVRDSKDIHGPILGFSRAGWGAFRTALKNGDL
- a CDS encoding helix-turn-helix domain-containing protein, producing the protein MAVLSPTVRQRRLVQELRRLRLEAGFSQVEVAQQLDWSESKQIKMERGTIPIRVPDVRAMLDLYGLSVPERHQERDMLLQLARDARQRGWWHSYGDVIPGWFEVYVGLEAESSTLRTYQPELVHGLLQTPDYYRAFMRTSPVADSDEERERKIEVRKARQARLDTTDAPNYWTIMNEAALRRLTGSPVVMKAQLNHILERMTNPKVTVQVLPFATGMHPAMDEPFTIVGFPESADLDVVYLESQTGALYLEDRAQVDRYHQVFDQLRAKALDPVDSRALIEQTVRDL
- a CDS encoding ATP-binding protein translates to MPQTPDGVRTVCWDLPNDVSMVGKTRGMVRETLAMWTLDEFADDVVLVVGELLANAINYGDPPIRLSVWASTTDLCVRVTDHGDE
- a CDS encoding response regulator, encoding MIKVLVIDDQVLVRAGLVALLRAVPDLDVVGDAACGEEAVSQAAALRPDVILMDIRMPGMNGVTATERILAAQGDHQPRVLILTTFDLDEYIYNALRVGASGFLLKDTPPERLIAAIHTIAAGDMLFAPSVTRRLIEAYTRRPDLPAAPAAPSPALDVLTTREAEVLEHVGHARSNAEIATSLGVSEATVKTHLNRAMAKLHLTSRAQAVALAYECGLVTPGRPRPTSP
- a CDS encoding sensor histidine kinase; its protein translation is MGAKVLSSLRRLATTNPFFVDLLLSLLITGIMLLFAAALTASASDPESAQRPMDAAGLALTLLGNLALAWRRRAPLTVLLISCATAAVFHAAGYNAKLNEVAPLVALYTVAGSRLPAVSVPCALVVAAQWWHAAILGPDDMIWPSIVQTSGLIAIAWSFGTSTRMLVERNRRLAELGARLHRELEDRARRAVTEERVRIARELHDVVAHHMSVIVIQAGLARYVFDSDAATARGALSTIADTGTEVMGEMRRLLAVLRVAADDDPDADNYAPAPGLRRLETLAERMRAAGVPVKVSITGTVRPLPPGIDVCAYRIVQESLTNVLKHAGRATTRVHLHYGADLELRITDDGPGASVAPGDDGHGLIGMRERVKLYKGTIKAGPGPAGGFEVVATLPLSVPDTNDQSPTDNSEPKP